A genomic window from Massilia sp. METH4 includes:
- a CDS encoding TonB-dependent receptor, protein MTATAAAAALLCATAAHAASIAAAVAAIEATPALAVAAAGQAEVAGAAATTSAVDAGSSITMAGTVHVTGRFNGVDRARLRLEEVPGGVSVVSQEQVEKGRVFTNEDVLAFQPGVYAQAAGGTDGIKISIRGSAINRGTNFFRSGTLFLFDGLPVTGPGGTPYELFEPLGLSRTEILRGANAFDAGALMLGGAINYVTRTGRDAAPFEVRVEGGSYGYKKVAASSGQVIGNWDYYVATIGSERDGYQALSQGKSRAFIGNLGYRFDPKLETRFYFRYRKTDNYQPGALTVAQIEQDPRQANPVAVSQNAHRNQPGSRWLANKTTWIIDDDSSLELGVVVHDYPIDQQLAVNVGSWGFSDASYSLQYARRGTLFGRRSETKVGVLSTNHLNHAWLDTRVRIPAAATAQLPVGTLIRRAEYDGEDHVLHAGSDLEVATNLWLTTGVSAIKTRRYTEVVYPVTNEPYRRSTTALAPRAGLRYTFDNEIQVFGNISRSVEPPNTWAFLTIPPTFTSGPATGLSRRGLDLKDQKANTVEIGTRGRAFDSNWSLSVYRALVKNELLSVEVIPASATSAAITAESNATPTVHQGIEAGLESQLWDGGAAGKVSARQSFTLNDFYFRNDRRFGRNTLPGIPKRFYQGELQYEHPGGFYAGLSVQAASPIDVDYANSFRTHGYGLVNASFGYDHPTAGWKLFLDLRNLANKHYVSSVAPAYDDAGTDQRRSAPGEGFGVYAGIQYAFR, encoded by the coding sequence ATGACGGCAACCGCGGCGGCGGCCGCGCTGCTGTGCGCGACGGCGGCCCATGCCGCCTCGATCGCCGCCGCCGTCGCCGCCATCGAGGCGACACCGGCGCTGGCCGTGGCCGCGGCCGGCCAGGCCGAAGTGGCCGGCGCGGCCGCCACCACGAGCGCCGTCGATGCCGGCAGCAGCATCACGATGGCGGGCACCGTGCATGTGACGGGCAGGTTCAACGGCGTGGACCGTGCCAGGCTGCGCCTGGAAGAAGTGCCGGGCGGCGTGAGCGTCGTCAGCCAGGAACAGGTGGAAAAAGGGCGCGTGTTCACCAATGAAGACGTGCTGGCCTTCCAGCCCGGGGTGTACGCGCAGGCGGCCGGCGGCACGGACGGTATCAAGATCTCGATCCGCGGCTCGGCCATCAACCGCGGCACCAACTTCTTCCGCTCCGGCACGCTGTTCCTGTTCGACGGACTGCCCGTCACGGGGCCGGGCGGCACGCCATATGAGTTGTTCGAGCCCCTCGGCCTGTCGCGCACGGAAATCCTGCGCGGTGCCAATGCGTTCGACGCCGGCGCGCTGATGCTGGGCGGCGCCATCAATTACGTGACGCGCACCGGTCGCGACGCCGCACCGTTCGAAGTGCGCGTGGAAGGCGGCAGCTACGGCTACAAGAAGGTGGCGGCCAGTTCCGGCCAGGTGATCGGCAACTGGGATTACTACGTGGCCACGATCGGCTCCGAGCGGGACGGCTACCAGGCGCTGTCGCAGGGCAAGTCGCGCGCCTTCATCGGCAACCTGGGCTACCGCTTCGATCCGAAGCTGGAGACGCGTTTTTACTTCCGCTACCGGAAAACCGACAATTACCAACCCGGCGCGCTGACTGTGGCGCAGATCGAGCAGGACCCTCGCCAGGCCAACCCGGTCGCCGTGTCGCAGAACGCGCACCGCAACCAGCCGGGTTCGCGCTGGCTGGCCAACAAGACCACCTGGATTATCGACGATGACTCGTCGCTGGAACTGGGCGTGGTGGTGCACGATTATCCGATCGACCAGCAGCTGGCCGTGAACGTGGGCAGCTGGGGATTCTCCGACGCGTCGTACTCGCTGCAGTACGCGCGGCGCGGCACGCTGTTCGGCAGGCGCAGCGAAACGAAGGTGGGCGTGCTGTCGACGAACCACCTGAACCATGCCTGGCTCGATACCCGCGTGCGCATCCCCGCCGCCGCCACGGCCCAACTGCCGGTGGGTACGCTGATCCGCCGCGCCGAGTACGATGGCGAAGACCACGTGCTGCACGCCGGGAGCGACCTGGAGGTGGCGACGAACCTGTGGCTGACGACCGGGGTATCCGCCATCAAGACCAGGCGCTACACGGAAGTCGTGTATCCCGTCACGAACGAGCCCTATCGGCGCAGCACCACGGCGCTGGCGCCGCGGGCCGGCCTGCGCTACACGTTCGACAACGAGATCCAGGTGTTCGGCAACATCAGCCGCTCGGTGGAACCGCCGAATACCTGGGCCTTCCTGACGATTCCCCCCACCTTCACGTCCGGCCCGGCCACCGGGCTGTCGCGGCGCGGCCTCGATTTGAAGGACCAGAAGGCCAACACGGTGGAGATTGGCACGCGGGGCAGGGCGTTCGACTCGAACTGGAGCCTGTCCGTCTACCGGGCCCTGGTGAAGAACGAGCTCCTGTCCGTGGAAGTGATTCCCGCATCGGCCACGTCGGCCGCCATCACGGCTGAATCGAATGCCACGCCGACCGTCCACCAGGGCATCGAGGCGGGTCTGGAATCGCAGCTGTGGGACGGCGGCGCGGCCGGCAAGGTCTCGGCGCGCCAGTCGTTTACGCTGAACGACTTCTACTTCCGCAACGATCGCCGCTTCGGCCGCAACACGCTGCCGGGTATTCCGAAGCGCTTCTACCAGGGCGAGCTGCAATACGAGCATCCGGGCGGGTTCTACGCCGGCCTGTCGGTGCAGGCCGCGTCGCCGATCGATGTCGACTATGCCAATTCGTTCCGCACCCACGGCTATGGCCTCGTCAACGCCAGCTTCGGCTACGATCACCCGACGGCCGGCTGGAAGCTGTTCCTCGACCTGCGCAACCTGGCCAACAAGCACTATGTGTCCAGCGTGGCGCCGGCATACGACGACGCCGGGACCGACCAGCGGCGCTCGGCGCCGGGGGAGGGCTTCGGCGTGTACGCCGGCATCCAGTACGCATTCCGTTGA
- a CDS encoding CysB family HTH-type transcriptional regulator, whose translation MNFQQLRFVREAVRNNLNLTEVAAVLYTSQSGVSKQIKDLEDELGIELFVRSGKRLTALTRAGDGAVQIVGRILQETENLRRYASQYAGVDSGRLVIAATHTQARYTLPRVVEEFNRAYPKVTLELHQGTPRQIAAMVSDGEADIGIATEALDGAADVQAYPCFTWSHRVVVPEGHALLGKAPVTLADIAAHPLVTYNEQFTGRKCVDAAFSQAGLVPDLRLTAMDADVIKTYVRRGLGVGIVAEMALEDSEARGLRVLETDGELFGTCTTMLGVRNGVFLPSFAYRFIEMFAPGLKVAPQ comes from the coding sequence ATGAATTTCCAGCAGCTGCGCTTCGTGCGCGAAGCGGTGCGCAACAACCTGAACCTGACCGAGGTGGCGGCCGTGCTGTACACGTCGCAATCGGGCGTGAGCAAGCAGATCAAGGACCTCGAGGATGAACTGGGCATCGAGCTGTTCGTCCGTTCCGGCAAGCGCCTGACGGCGCTCACGCGCGCCGGCGACGGCGCCGTGCAGATCGTCGGCCGCATCCTGCAGGAGACGGAGAACCTGCGCCGCTACGCGAGCCAGTACGCGGGCGTGGACAGCGGCCGCCTCGTCATCGCGGCCACGCACACGCAGGCGCGCTACACGCTGCCCAGGGTGGTGGAGGAATTCAACCGCGCCTACCCGAAGGTCACGCTGGAGCTGCACCAGGGCACGCCGCGCCAGATCGCCGCCATGGTCAGCGATGGCGAGGCGGACATCGGCATCGCCACCGAGGCGCTGGACGGCGCGGCCGACGTGCAAGCTTATCCCTGTTTTACATGGAGCCACCGCGTGGTGGTGCCGGAAGGCCATGCGCTGCTGGGCAAGGCACCGGTCACGCTGGCCGACATCGCCGCCCATCCGCTGGTGACCTACAACGAGCAGTTCACCGGCCGCAAGTGCGTGGATGCCGCGTTCAGCCAGGCCGGCCTGGTGCCCGACCTGCGGCTGACGGCGATGGATGCCGACGTGATCAAGACCTATGTGCGGCGCGGCCTGGGCGTGGGCATCGTGGCCGAGATGGCGCTGGAGGACAGCGAGGCACGCGGCCTGCGGGTGCTGGAAACGGACGGCGAACTGTTCGGCACGTGCACGACGATGCTGGGCGTGCGCAACGGCGTGTTCCTGCCCAGCTTCGCCTACCGCTTCATCGAGATGTTCGCGCCGGGGCTGAAGGTGGCGCCGCAGTAG
- a CDS encoding aldo/keto reductase — MSNYQLLGRSGLRVSPLCLGTMMFGGVTDEADARAIIDDAHEHGINFIDTADVYNGGESERVVGRAIAARRDKWILATKVGNKTGDWPNEAGLSRRRVLQAAEQSLARLGTDHIDIYYLHRPDPLTPLEETLRALGDLLAQGKIRYYGLSNFPAWQIAEVAHLARQLGIAPPVVTQPYYNAANRMPEVEHLPAAAHHGLGVVPYSPLARGVLTGKYRPGAAPEEGSRIARNDARALQTEWRPESLALAQAIGEEARARGISTAEFAFAWVLNNRHVSSVIGGPRTLAQWRNYRAALDYRFTAEDEALFDRLVSPGHPSTPGYTDPAYPVTGRVPRG, encoded by the coding sequence ATGAGCAACTACCAACTTCTCGGGCGCAGCGGGCTGCGCGTATCGCCGCTGTGCCTGGGCACGATGATGTTCGGCGGCGTGACGGACGAGGCCGACGCGCGCGCCATCATCGACGATGCGCACGAACACGGCATCAACTTCATCGACACGGCCGACGTGTACAACGGCGGCGAGTCCGAGCGTGTCGTGGGCCGCGCCATTGCCGCGCGGCGCGACAAGTGGATCCTGGCGACCAAGGTCGGCAACAAGACGGGCGACTGGCCGAACGAGGCCGGCCTGTCGCGGCGGCGCGTGCTGCAGGCGGCCGAGCAAAGCCTGGCGCGGCTGGGAACCGACCATATCGACATCTATTACCTGCACCGGCCCGACCCGCTGACGCCGCTGGAGGAAACGCTGCGCGCGCTGGGCGATCTGCTCGCCCAGGGCAAGATCCGCTATTACGGCCTGTCGAACTTCCCGGCCTGGCAGATCGCCGAGGTGGCGCACCTGGCGCGCCAGCTGGGCATCGCGCCGCCGGTCGTCACGCAGCCTTACTACAACGCGGCCAATCGCATGCCGGAAGTCGAACACCTGCCCGCGGCCGCGCACCACGGCCTGGGCGTGGTGCCCTACAGCCCGCTGGCCCGGGGCGTTTTGACCGGCAAGTACCGCCCCGGCGCCGCGCCGGAGGAGGGCAGCCGCATCGCCCGCAACGATGCCCGCGCGCTGCAGACGGAATGGCGCCCGGAATCGCTGGCGCTGGCGCAGGCCATCGGCGAGGAGGCGCGGGCACGCGGCATCTCGACCGCCGAATTCGCCTTCGCCTGGGTGCTGAACAACCGGCACGTCTCGTCGGTGATCGGCGGCCCGCGCACGCTCGCGCAGTGGCGCAACTACCGCGCCGCGCTGGACTACCGCTTCACCGCCGAGGATGAGGCGCTGTTCGACCGCCTGGTGTCGCCGGGGCACCCGAGCACGCCCGGGTACACGGACCCCGCGTATCCGGTCACGGGGCGCGTGCCGCGCGGGTGA
- a CDS encoding ABC transporter substrate-binding protein: protein MAFTNPVFDALPDPGRRRLLRLGGAALAGGSLPLLAGAADTPVRGGTLVAIAHPEPSTLATHVNGANPISIVTSKIYDRLFTEGNDYALLPRLGLGIETSADGLDWTIRLRKGVRWHDGHPFDAGDVKFSIEQIWPTYHSAVTNVIAKVSTPDAHTVVLRLKEKWPILVRHLGVSAGQILPQHLFEGTDILTNPYNNKPVGTGPFRFKEWQRGSHIVLERNPDYYLPGLPHLDRIVWKVINDSASRAAALETGAAHYAARNPITFSDAARLKGNPNLAIDTQQYEPNSYWLEFNLRDPVIGKLAVRQAIAHAIDRAALVKTVWGGYGAPLDAPVPSGVPEYFTKDVPTYPFDPKRAEQLLDAAGLPRKAGGWRFRLTHDFIPFGDDYRRTGEFVRQALRRVGIDVSLGAKDLSTWTRDVFTKRDFQVISTWGGWTRDPQNNLEIRFGARGDKRGVPWYKVSGYANREVEALLAPTRSGADPALRKTNYRRVQQLVQAELPVLPLLEVYFFSVFNKRVRNVNELPYQTRNNWANVWLAKA, encoded by the coding sequence ATGGCATTCACGAATCCCGTTTTCGATGCCTTGCCCGATCCCGGGCGGCGCCGGCTGTTGCGCCTGGGCGGCGCGGCGCTGGCCGGAGGCTCGCTGCCGCTTCTGGCCGGCGCGGCGGACACGCCGGTGCGCGGCGGCACGCTGGTGGCGATTGCCCACCCGGAACCATCCACGCTGGCCACGCACGTGAACGGCGCGAATCCGATTTCCATCGTGACCTCGAAGATCTACGATCGCCTGTTCACCGAAGGGAACGACTACGCGCTCCTGCCTCGGCTGGGCCTGGGCATCGAGACGTCGGCCGATGGCCTGGACTGGACCATCCGGCTGCGCAAGGGCGTGCGCTGGCACGACGGCCACCCGTTCGATGCGGGCGACGTGAAGTTTTCCATCGAGCAGATCTGGCCGACCTACCACAGCGCGGTCACGAACGTGATCGCCAAGGTCAGTACGCCCGATGCGCACACCGTGGTATTGCGGCTGAAGGAGAAGTGGCCGATTCTCGTGCGGCACCTCGGCGTCAGCGCCGGGCAGATCCTGCCGCAACACCTGTTCGAGGGCACCGACATCCTCACGAACCCGTACAACAACAAGCCGGTGGGAACGGGGCCGTTCCGGTTCAAGGAATGGCAGCGGGGCAGCCATATCGTCCTGGAGCGCAACCCCGACTACTACCTGCCCGGCCTGCCGCACCTGGACCGCATCGTGTGGAAAGTGATCAACGACTCGGCCAGCCGCGCCGCCGCGCTGGAGACGGGCGCCGCGCACTATGCGGCGCGCAACCCGATCACGTTCAGCGACGCGGCCCGGCTGAAGGGCAACCCGAACCTGGCGATCGACACGCAGCAGTACGAGCCGAACAGCTACTGGCTCGAATTCAACCTGCGCGATCCCGTCATCGGCAAGCTGGCCGTGCGCCAGGCGATCGCCCATGCGATCGACCGCGCGGCGCTGGTGAAGACCGTGTGGGGTGGCTACGGGGCGCCGCTCGATGCGCCCGTGCCGTCCGGCGTGCCCGAGTATTTCACGAAAGATGTGCCGACCTACCCGTTCGACCCGAAACGCGCCGAACAGTTGCTCGATGCGGCGGGCTTGCCGCGCAAGGCCGGCGGGTGGCGCTTCAGGCTGACGCACGACTTCATCCCCTTCGGCGACGATTACCGCCGCACCGGCGAGTTCGTGCGGCAGGCGCTGCGCCGCGTGGGCATCGACGTGTCGCTGGGCGCGAAGGACCTGTCGACCTGGACGCGCGACGTGTTCACGAAACGCGACTTCCAGGTCATCAGCACCTGGGGTGGCTGGACGCGCGACCCGCAGAACAACCTCGAGATCCGCTTCGGCGCCCGCGGCGACAAGCGCGGCGTGCCGTGGTACAAGGTATCCGGTTATGCGAACCGGGAAGTGGAGGCATTGCTGGCACCGACGCGCTCCGGCGCCGACCCGGCGCTGCGCAAGACGAATTACCGGCGCGTCCAGCAGCTCGTGCAGGCCGAATTGCCCGTGCTGCCGCTGCTGGAAGTGTATTTCTTTTCCGTTTTCAACAAGCGGGTCCGCAACGTGAACGAACTTCCGTACCAGACCCGCAACAACTGGGCCAACGTCTGGCTGGCCAAGGCATAA
- a CDS encoding SfnB family sulfur acquisition oxidoreductase, translated as MSNDAAHSAITPIGQGRVHVIRDDAEALAVAAALAADFAPGAQVRDRERRLPVAELRQVRQSGLWGITVPREYGGAGVSYATLARVFAILSAADASIGQIPQNHYFILEIIRHEGSEEQKRFFFERVLAGDHFGNALVEPDVRKPEDRKASLAPDGEGYRVNVRKYYSTGALFADWVPVAVADGAKRHFLAIYPRTAQGLRIVDDWASFGQRTTASGTVIVENAYLKPEWLVPHPIDADHVKPVGPVGQVMHAAIDTGIARAAFEATIAFIRKRNPKADDDAVWEEDQLSVREIGDLAVALHGTEALLERAGLAIDKASASGLADDWTRAAVAVSEVRAASTHSALLATNKLFELAGTRATAPEHGLDRLWRDARTHTLHDPVRWRLFDVGNYYVNDKVPLRRPKWAEQAPKAKAMPEGPEPLAGEPPQPRLAAGL; from the coding sequence ATGAGCAATGATGCAGCACATTCCGCCATTACCCCGATCGGCCAGGGCCGCGTGCACGTGATCCGCGACGATGCCGAGGCACTGGCCGTCGCGGCGGCGCTGGCCGCCGACTTCGCGCCGGGCGCCCAGGTGCGCGACCGCGAACGCCGCCTGCCCGTCGCCGAGCTGCGGCAGGTGCGCCAGAGCGGCCTGTGGGGTATCACCGTGCCGCGCGAGTACGGCGGCGCCGGCGTGTCGTACGCCACGCTGGCCAGGGTATTCGCGATCCTGTCGGCGGCGGATGCGTCGATCGGCCAGATCCCGCAAAACCATTATTTCATCCTCGAGATCATCCGCCACGAGGGCAGCGAGGAACAGAAGCGGTTCTTCTTCGAGCGCGTGCTGGCCGGCGACCATTTCGGCAACGCGCTCGTGGAACCGGACGTGCGCAAGCCCGAAGACCGCAAGGCCAGCCTGGCGCCGGATGGCGAAGGCTACCGCGTCAATGTGCGCAAGTACTATTCGACCGGGGCGCTGTTCGCCGACTGGGTGCCGGTTGCCGTGGCCGACGGGGCGAAGCGCCACTTCCTGGCGATCTACCCGCGCACGGCCCAGGGCTTGCGCATCGTCGACGACTGGGCCTCGTTCGGCCAGCGCACCACGGCCAGCGGTACCGTCATCGTCGAGAATGCGTACCTGAAGCCGGAGTGGCTGGTGCCGCACCCGATCGATGCGGACCACGTGAAACCGGTCGGGCCGGTCGGGCAGGTGATGCACGCGGCCATCGACACGGGCATCGCCCGCGCGGCCTTCGAGGCGACGATCGCTTTCATCCGCAAGCGCAATCCGAAGGCCGATGACGACGCGGTGTGGGAAGAAGACCAGCTGAGCGTGCGCGAGATCGGCGACCTGGCGGTGGCGTTGCACGGCACCGAGGCGCTGCTGGAGCGTGCCGGCCTGGCGATCGACAAGGCGTCTGCGAGCGGGCTTGCCGACGACTGGACCCGCGCCGCGGTGGCCGTGTCGGAGGTGCGCGCGGCCAGCACGCACAGTGCGCTGCTGGCCACCAACAAGCTGTTCGAGCTGGCCGGGACCCGCGCGACGGCGCCGGAGCACGGCCTCGACCGGCTGTGGCGCGACGCACGCACGCACACGCTGCACGACCCGGTGCGCTGGCGCCTGTTCGATGTCGGCAATTACTACGTGAACGACAAGGTGCCGTTGCGCCGGCCGAAATGGGCCGAGCAGGCGCCGAAGGCGAAGGCGATGCCGGAAGGCCCCGAACCGCTGGCCGGCGAGCCGCCGCAACCGCGGCTGGCGGCAGGGCTGTGA
- a CDS encoding ABC transporter permease: MMTSLPVRLSAVILALVILVALLAPLLYPADPFDMVAAPYLWPGQDWAHPLGSDLMGRDIAAGVAHGARVSLLVGFSAAGLTLLIGVAVGTLAGYCGGWADNLLMRVTDFFQIVPRFLLVMILVAVLEPSVEVVVLALGLTSWTHPARVVRGQVLALRQREYVQAGLAAGMGHGRVIVRHILPNALTPILVSVSVVVTGCILAESSLAFLGLGDPNAISWGAMIGTGREAIRTGWYMIAIPGVAVMATVWALNVLGDSLNEYFNPKLRN; encoded by the coding sequence ATGATGACATCACTGCCCGTACGCCTCAGCGCCGTCATCCTCGCGCTGGTCATCCTGGTCGCCCTGCTGGCGCCGTTACTGTATCCCGCCGACCCGTTCGACATGGTCGCCGCGCCTTACCTGTGGCCCGGCCAGGACTGGGCCCATCCGCTGGGCTCCGACCTGATGGGCCGCGACATCGCCGCGGGCGTGGCGCACGGCGCCCGCGTCTCGCTGCTGGTCGGCTTCAGCGCGGCCGGCCTGACACTGCTGATCGGCGTGGCCGTCGGCACGCTGGCCGGTTATTGCGGCGGCTGGGCGGACAACCTGCTGATGCGCGTGACGGATTTCTTCCAGATCGTGCCGCGCTTCCTGCTGGTGATGATCCTGGTGGCCGTGCTGGAACCTTCGGTCGAGGTCGTGGTGCTGGCCCTGGGCCTGACGTCGTGGACGCATCCGGCACGCGTGGTGCGCGGCCAGGTCCTGGCGCTCCGTCAGCGCGAGTACGTGCAAGCCGGCCTGGCAGCAGGCATGGGCCACGGCCGCGTCATCGTGCGGCACATCCTGCCGAATGCGTTGACGCCCATCCTCGTCAGCGTGTCGGTCGTGGTGACCGGCTGCATCCTGGCCGAATCCAGCCTGGCCTTCCTGGGCCTGGGCGATCCGAACGCCATCAGCTGGGGCGCCATGATCGGCACGGGCCGCGAGGCCATCCGCACCGGCTGGTACATGATCGCCATCCCCGGCGTGGCCGTGATGGCCACCGTGTGGGCGCTGAACGTGCTGGGCGACTCGCTGAACGAATACTTCAACCCGAAACTGAGGAACTGA
- a CDS encoding ABC transporter permease, which yields MKGYLKRRLLQFVPIILGICVLNFALLQLVPGDLAEVMASESAADTVDGGEEKLAHLRQAFGLDAPLHVRLLDYVKRLLTFDLGYSHRYSAPVAELIAERIGATALLGLTSLALSVSVGVLLGVLCARRRGGRLDRAVSALMALCYSVPVFWLALMMVVLFGVTLQWFPIGGMREVGSEGWAGVRDVLWHLVLPVATLSVYSTAVYARFTRASMIDALQEDYIRTARSKGLSGRVVVFRHALRNAILPVLTLVAANFGELLAGSIVIETVFSWPGIGRLIFNAVVARDTSLLLSILFLSSLLVMATSLLLDVVYARLDPRIELAA from the coding sequence ATGAAAGGCTACCTGAAACGGCGGCTGCTGCAGTTCGTGCCCATCATCCTAGGCATCTGCGTACTGAACTTCGCCCTGCTGCAACTGGTGCCCGGCGACCTGGCCGAAGTGATGGCCAGCGAGTCGGCGGCCGACACGGTCGACGGCGGCGAGGAAAAGCTGGCCCACCTGAGGCAGGCGTTCGGGCTGGACGCACCGCTGCACGTGCGGCTGCTCGATTACGTGAAACGGCTGCTGACGTTCGACCTGGGCTACTCGCACCGTTACAGCGCACCCGTGGCGGAACTGATCGCGGAACGGATCGGCGCCACGGCACTGCTCGGCCTGACGAGCCTCGCCCTGTCGGTCTCGGTCGGCGTGCTGCTGGGCGTGCTGTGCGCGCGCCGGCGCGGCGGCAGGCTCGATCGCGCCGTTTCCGCACTGATGGCGCTGTGCTATTCGGTACCCGTGTTCTGGCTGGCGCTGATGATGGTGGTGCTGTTCGGCGTCACGCTGCAATGGTTCCCGATCGGCGGCATGCGCGAGGTGGGCAGCGAAGGCTGGGCCGGCGTGCGCGACGTGCTGTGGCACCTGGTGCTGCCGGTCGCCACGCTCTCCGTGTACTCGACCGCCGTGTATGCCCGCTTCACCCGCGCCTCCATGATCGATGCATTGCAGGAGGACTACATCCGCACCGCCCGCTCGAAGGGGCTGTCCGGGCGCGTGGTGGTGTTCCGGCACGCGCTGCGCAATGCGATCCTGCCGGTGCTGACCCTGGTCGCGGCGAACTTCGGCGAGCTGCTGGCCGGCAGCATCGTCATCGAAACCGTGTTTTCCTGGCCCGGCATCGGCCGGCTGATCTTCAACGCCGTCGTCGCCCGCGATACGAGCCTGCTGCTATCCATCCTCTTCCTCAGCTCCCTGCTGGTGATGGCCACCAGCCTGCTGCTGGACGTCGTCTACGCCAGGCTCGACCCCCGTATCGAACTCGCCGCATGA
- a CDS encoding ABC transporter ATP-binding protein, which produces MEMTAPWPPAAPLLQVKQLDVWYPNGAAVQGFDLDVRRNEVVALVGESGCGKSTVAGAIAALLPPKARVDGSVLFEGRDLLAAPESALRDLRGNAIGMIFQEPMTSLNPVLTVGTQIGEVLRRHRGLGAAAARARAIELLDLVRIPEPQRRVDDYPHHLSGGQRQRVMIAIAVACEPRLLIADEPTTALDVTIQAQVLELLASLRRELSMSLLLITHDLAVVGQWADRVAVMQDGRKVEEGTRDELFFAPRHRYSQGLLASSLHVDAACHYSRVKLAEIRNGVDDAGRRSFSFTRQERRDPEPCHATVNQPAAPVLDVRHLVAQYSSRYGTISAVKDVSFHIGRGETLGLVGESGCGKSTLSKTIVGLNRAVAGQVILDGTDIAPLSGRALRPHRANVQMVFQDPYASLDPRQRIGDALEEVLVVQKVRDRAERARRVAKMLDAVGLPAAAARRYPHEFSGGQRQRIGIARALILRPKLLICDEPVSALDMSVRAQILNLFVDLKAEFGLSYLFISHDLSVINYIADRVMVMQKGEVVETLPRDELFANARHPYTRALLAATPAWPAAPAHLADERRQVAR; this is translated from the coding sequence ATGGAAATGACGGCACCCTGGCCCCCGGCCGCGCCGCTGCTGCAAGTGAAACAGCTGGACGTGTGGTACCCGAACGGTGCGGCGGTGCAAGGCTTCGACCTGGATGTGCGGCGCAACGAGGTGGTGGCGCTGGTCGGCGAATCCGGTTGCGGCAAGTCGACGGTGGCCGGTGCGATCGCCGCCCTGCTGCCGCCCAAGGCACGCGTCGACGGCAGCGTCCTGTTCGAGGGCCGGGATTTGCTGGCCGCGCCGGAGAGCGCCCTGCGCGACCTGCGCGGCAATGCCATCGGCATGATTTTCCAGGAACCGATGACGTCGCTGAACCCGGTGCTGACCGTCGGCACGCAGATCGGCGAAGTGCTGCGCCGCCACCGCGGCCTGGGTGCCGCGGCGGCGCGCGCCCGTGCCATCGAGCTGCTGGACCTGGTGCGCATCCCCGAGCCGCAGCGCCGTGTCGACGATTATCCGCACCACCTTTCCGGCGGCCAGCGCCAGCGCGTGATGATCGCCATCGCCGTGGCATGCGAACCGCGCCTGCTGATCGCCGATGAACCGACCACCGCGCTGGATGTGACGATCCAGGCCCAGGTGCTTGAATTGCTCGCCAGCCTGCGGCGCGAACTGTCGATGTCGCTGCTGTTGATCACGCACGACCTGGCCGTGGTCGGCCAGTGGGCCGACCGGGTGGCCGTGATGCAGGACGGGCGCAAGGTGGAGGAGGGCACGCGCGACGAGCTGTTCTTCGCGCCGCGCCACCGGTACAGCCAGGGCCTGCTGGCGTCGTCCCTGCATGTCGATGCCGCTTGCCATTACAGCCGCGTGAAGCTGGCCGAGATCCGCAATGGCGTCGATGACGCGGGCCGGCGCAGCTTCAGCTTCACGCGGCAGGAGCGCCGCGACCCGGAACCGTGCCATGCCACGGTCAACCAGCCGGCCGCGCCCGTGCTCGACGTGCGCCACCTGGTGGCGCAGTACTCTTCGCGCTACGGCACGATTTCCGCCGTGAAGGATGTGTCGTTCCACATCGGCCGGGGCGAGACACTGGGCCTTGTGGGCGAATCCGGATGCGGCAAGTCCACGCTGTCGAAGACCATCGTGGGCCTGAACCGGGCGGTGGCGGGACAGGTGATACTCGACGGTACCGATATTGCCCCGCTGTCGGGCCGCGCCCTGCGCCCTCACCGCGCCAACGTGCAAATGGTGTTCCAGGACCCCTATGCCTCGCTCGACCCGCGCCAGCGCATCGGCGACGCGCTGGAAGAAGTGCTGGTCGTCCAGAAGGTGCGCGACCGCGCCGAGCGGGCGCGCCGCGTGGCGAAGATGCTCGACGCGGTGGGCCTGCCCGCGGCGGCCGCGCGCCGCTATCCGCACGAATTCTCCGGGGGGCAGCGGCAGCGTATCGGCATTGCCCGGGCGCTGATCCTGCGGCCCAAGCTGCTCATCTGCGACGAGCCGGTTTCGGCGCTGGATATGTCGGTGCGGGCGCAGATCCTGAACCTGTTCGTCGACCTGAAGGCCGAATTCGGGCTTTCCTACCTGTTCATCTCGCACGACCTGTCGGTGATCAACTACATCGCCGACCGCGTGATGGTGATGCAGAAGGGCGAGGTGGTCGAGACGCTGCCGCGCGACGAACTCTTCGCGAACGCGCGCCATCCCTACACGCGCGCGCTGCTGGCCGCCACCCCGGCGTGGCCGGCGGCGCCCGCCCATCTCGCCGACGAACGCCGGCAGGTGGCGCGATGA